The Glycine soja cultivar W05 chromosome 6, ASM419377v2, whole genome shotgun sequence genome has a window encoding:
- the LOC114414080 gene encoding DNA-directed RNA polymerase II subunit RPB1-like codes for MTTNTIATGNTNMTEEASTKHGGFGSRERRKSKYLRDPYTNIGDLRKHRTNSKVKQESPTQPIGSIKMSGVIATQPTGSTTMPSLTPTQPIGSTTMPSVTPTQPIGSISIPSVTPTQPIGSISIPSVIPTQPVVSMEAPSETPPSLEFMKQRLEMMASTMESSGHTLSPRMRAQLDAGIKNLLERVNARINV; via the exons ATGACTACAAACACCATCGCGACTGGAAACACCAACATGACTGAAGAAGCCTCGACGAAACATGGAG GCTTTGGTTCAAGGGAACGAAGGAAAAGTAAGTATTTGCGTGATCCCTACACAAACATTGGGGATTTAAGGAAACATAGAACTAATTCAAAAGTTAAACAGGAGAGCCCAACCCAACCGATTGGATCTATAAAAATGTCTGGTGTAATCGCTACTCAACCAACTGGGTCTACAACAATGCCTAGTCTGACCCCTACCCAACCAATAGGGTCTACAACAATGCCTAGTGTGACCCCTACCCAACCAATAGGGTCTATATCAATTCCTAGTGTGACCCCTACCCAACCAATAGGGTCTATATCAATTCCTAGTGTGATCCCTACCCAACCAGTTGTGTCTATGGAAGCGCCTAGTGAGACACCTCCTTCCCTTGAGTTTATGAAGCAAAGGTTGGAGATGATGGCATCAACCATGGAGAGTTCAGGACATACACTTTCCCCCCGGATGAGAGCCCAATTGGATGCTGGAATTAAAAACCTTCTGGAAAGGGTGAACGCTAGGATTAATGTCTGA